Sequence from the Paraburkholderia acidiphila genome:
CTGAAAACCCTGTTATTCGATGCAGGGCAAAACCACCGCTTAATCCTGCTCCGCACAATTTACACGGAAGGCCGGCCATGTCTGGAAAAAGCTACCGGGCAAGGCGTCCCCGCCAAACAGTCATATTATTTCGCGTTCGCCTCGGGAAAATGACGCGCTGCACCTGCAATAAATATGGCAAGCCAGCAGCCGCATTAACGATTAGGCCCGGTAAATGGACGCCCCGGGTAGCGCGAGTGGAAACGTTTTCTGCATCAATAAACCGTCCGTTCGATTAATTCCCGTGCTGCGCACGCGAGCCTCCGGTCGAGAGCGAATCCTCATGTTTTAGCTGTTCGACTTCAAAAATGATGCGGCTGAAATACGGCTGTCATTTAAATGAAATTGCAGTGCGGTGCAAAAAAAAGCCCCATCCGGCAAAACCGGATGGGGCGGCGCGTGTGCGGGGCGCGATCGGGCCGCGCTTATTCCGCGAACGGCAATGTCGTCTGGCCCTCGGCACGCATGCCGAACACATTGAGCGTCATCGCCACGAGCGCATAGTAGCCAAGCAGCCCGACCAGGTTAATCGTGGTTTCGTGGCCGAAGCGCTCGACAGCACGCGCGTAGGTCGCGTCGGAAACGCGCTTCGCATCGTACAGCTCGGTCGTGAACGCGTAGATCAGCGCGTCATCGGGCTCGTCGAACTGTGGCGCGGCGCCCATGCGAATTTGTTCGGCCAGCGCTTCGGGCACGCCCGCCTTCAGCGCGATGGGATAGTGGATGTACCACTCGGCCTGCGCCTGCCAGCGCGCGGCCGTGACGAGAATCGCCAGTTCCGAGAGGCGTAGCGACAGGCCGGTCTGGTAGCGGCAGAACGCGCCCAGACGCTGCGCATGCTGCGCCAGTTCCGGGCTGTGGATCCAGCCGAGGAACGGGCCGTTGAGGTTGCCGCGCGGACCGGACAGGATCTCGTCCAGCACGGCCTTCTGCTCGGGCGACGCCGCGGCAGCGTCGAATTCGGGAAGCCGTGAAAGCGGCGTTGGTGTCATCGATAGACTCCATGGGAGGTCATGGCCGCTCGCGCGCGACCGCTTGCGGTCGCTGCGTTTGCGGTGGGTGTGAGCGGCAGACAGTTAGTTGCGCGTCGGTCGCTTACGGCAAAGCTTACGCCGGGCGCACCGCACCCGTCGCGTCGAGCGCACCGTCAACCGCAGCGGCAAGCCGTTCGATGATGGCGTCGATGTTCTGCGCGGTGCAAATGAATGGCGGCGCGAGCAGCACATGATCGCCATTGCGACCGTCCACGGTGCCGCCCATCGGGTACACCATCAGGCCGCGCGCGAACGCATCGCGCTTGATCGCCGCATGCAGCTTGAGCGCCGGGTCGAAGCTCGCTTTCGTGGCGCGGTCCTTCACGAGTTCGACGCCCACGAACAGGCCGCGCCCGCGCACGTCGCCCACATAAGGATGGTCCGCAAAACGCTCGCGCAGACCCGCGCGCAGTTGCTCGCCGCGCGCGAGCACGTTATCGAGCAGTTTCTCTTCGGCGATCACGCGCTGCACTTCGAGCGCCGCCGCGCATGCCGTGGCGTGGCCAAGATAGGTGTGGCCGTGCTGGAAATAGCCGCTGCCGCCCACGATCGTCTCGTAGATCCGCTGGCTCACGAGCGTCGCGCCGATCGGCTGGTAGCCCGCGCCCAGTCCCTTTGCGATCGTCAGCAAGTCCGGTGCGACGCCGTCTTCTTCGCAGGCGAACAGATAGCCCGTGCGCCCCATGCCCGACATGATCTCGTCGAGGATCAGCAGCACGCCGTAGCGGTCGCACACCGCTCGGATCTTGCGGAAGTACTCGCGCACGGGCGGCACTGCGCCGGCCGTTGCGCCCACCACGGTCTCGGCGACGAAAGCCGCGACCGTTTCCGGGCCGAGTTCGAGAATCTTCTGTTCGAGTTCGTCGGCGAGGCGCTGCGCGTAGGCCTCGTCGGTTTCGCCCTCGCGGCGTTCGCGGTACGCGTAGCACGGGCTCACGTGATGCGATTCGATCAGGATTGGCAGGAACGGCTCGCGGCGCCACGCATTGCCGCCTATCGCGAGCGCGCCGAGCGTGTTGCCGTGATAACTCTGGCGGCGCGCGATGAAGTGGCGGCGCGCCAGCTCCCCCTTCTCCACGAAGTACTGGCGCGCGAGCTTGAGCGCGGCCTCGATCGCCTCCGAACCGCCCGACACGAAGTACACATGGTCGAGCCCCTTGGGCGCGGCGGCGATGAGGTGATCGGCCAGCTGTTCCGAGGCCTCGGTCGTGAAGAACGAGGTGTGCGCGTACGGCAGTTGCTGCGCTTGCCGCTTGATCGCCTCGATCACGCGCTGGTTGCTGTGGCCGAGGCACGAAACGGCGGCGCCGCCGCTCGCGTCGATATAGCGCTTGCCGCTGGAATCGATGATTTCGATGCCCTCGCCCGCCACCGCGACGGGTAAGGTTTGCTTCGGCATTCGATGAAACACCTTGGTCATATGCGTTCTCGATGAAGTCCGTGGAGGTTTAACGGCTCGCGCCGTCCGCATGGGGCGCGTTCGAATCGATAAAGCGGTCGAGCACGCGCTCGCCGCCCTGCCAGACGTCGAACGCCACGCCACGCGGTTCGACGCGCATGCAGGCAGTGGCGAGCGTGTTTTCGTCGTCCGGGTCGTGCGGGTCGTCGCGGAAAATCGGCAGGCCAGCGCCTGCGCGATCCTGCAGCACCTGCACGAAGGCCGCGCCGTTGGGCTGCGCGCCAAGCGCGGGCAGCAGTTCGGCGAGGCGCACCTGACGAGCGCGCGACGATTCGGTGACGATCTGCGGCTCTTGTTCGCAGCCCGCGTGAATGAGGTGATTCGCGTGGCCCGAAGGCGTCCTCACTTCGTACACCGAAGCGCGCTGCACGGTCGCTTCGACGCTATACACACGCACCTCGCCCGCCTCGTCGGTCCCGCCGATCGTGTGGTGGAAGCCGCTCGCTCGCGGCGTGTCGCGCAGCAAAGCGAGGGCGTCGGCCAGCGTCGCGCAGTCGAGCACGGCGCGCGCGAGAATCATGCGCGGCACGCCGACGCGCGGCTCGCGGATGCGCACGTTGTTGATCGCTTGCGCAAGTCCCGCGCGCGTGGCCGCGAAGGTGTGCCCCGGTAGCGAACCCGGATAGTAAAAGCTCACGAAACCGGGCTTTCCTTCGGGTTCGACCTCGACCACACGGCAGCGGCCATGCAGCCAGGGGTCGCCATCTTCGTTGTGGGCAATGAGGCCTGCGCGAGGCGTGCGCGCGGCAAGCGTCGTGCAGCCGTCCGGCGCGTTGTGGATCAACTCGCCGCGGCAATTCCAGAGGAACAGGTCCTCTGCGGACCAGTCCAGCGCCTGCGCCATGGAGTCGATCTCCGCGACATAGGCCGGGAAATGCTGAGCGGCCGCGGCGCGCAACTGCTGCGCGAACGCACTGCCGCGCCATCGGCTGACCGCCTGCCAGGCGCTGCTTTGCGCCATATAGCCGGCAAAGATCGGCTTCACGTGTGCGCCGAGTTGCCGCCCGATCGCCTCGGGCGAGCCGGACACCCGGACGGCCGGCCCCCGGAGAATATTCAGTTCCTGCATCGGTTTTCTCGCTTCGCTACCGCTATCGATATTCGTCTAGT
This genomic interval carries:
- a CDS encoding C45 family autoproteolytic acyltransferase/hydolase, whose amino-acid sequence is MQELNILRGPAVRVSGSPEAIGRQLGAHVKPIFAGYMAQSSAWQAVSRWRGSAFAQQLRAAAAQHFPAYVAEIDSMAQALDWSAEDLFLWNCRGELIHNAPDGCTTLAARTPRAGLIAHNEDGDPWLHGRCRVVEVEPEGKPGFVSFYYPGSLPGHTFAATRAGLAQAINNVRIREPRVGVPRMILARAVLDCATLADALALLRDTPRASGFHHTIGGTDEAGEVRVYSVEATVQRASVYEVRTPSGHANHLIHAGCEQEPQIVTESSRARQVRLAELLPALGAQPNGAAFVQVLQDRAGAGLPIFRDDPHDPDDENTLATACMRVEPRGVAFDVWQGGERVLDRFIDSNAPHADGASR
- a CDS encoding carboxymuconolactone decarboxylase family protein, translated to MTPTPLSRLPEFDAAAASPEQKAVLDEILSGPRGNLNGPFLGWIHSPELAQHAQRLGAFCRYQTGLSLRLSELAILVTAARWQAQAEWYIHYPIALKAGVPEALAEQIRMGAAPQFDEPDDALIYAFTTELYDAKRVSDATYARAVERFGHETTINLVGLLGYYALVAMTLNVFGMRAEGQTTLPFAE
- a CDS encoding aspartate aminotransferase family protein; its protein translation is MTKVFHRMPKQTLPVAVAGEGIEIIDSSGKRYIDASGGAAVSCLGHSNQRVIEAIKRQAQQLPYAHTSFFTTEASEQLADHLIAAAPKGLDHVYFVSGGSEAIEAALKLARQYFVEKGELARRHFIARRQSYHGNTLGALAIGGNAWRREPFLPILIESHHVSPCYAYRERREGETDEAYAQRLADELEQKILELGPETVAAFVAETVVGATAGAVPPVREYFRKIRAVCDRYGVLLILDEIMSGMGRTGYLFACEEDGVAPDLLTIAKGLGAGYQPIGATLVSQRIYETIVGGSGYFQHGHTYLGHATACAAALEVQRVIAEEKLLDNVLARGEQLRAGLRERFADHPYVGDVRGRGLFVGVELVKDRATKASFDPALKLHAAIKRDAFARGLMVYPMGGTVDGRNGDHVLLAPPFICTAQNIDAIIERLAAAVDGALDATGAVRPA